One region of Vigna angularis cultivar LongXiaoDou No.4 chromosome 10, ASM1680809v1, whole genome shotgun sequence genomic DNA includes:
- the LOC108320915 gene encoding GDSL esterase/lipase At5g08460, with the protein MSTNVIVYFLVSTVILSFSFVESRTLSPFEDPPFRQQLNLSPSTAPSSSLVPALFVIGDSSVDCGTNNFLGTFARADHLPYGRDFDTHQPTGRFSNGRIPVDFLALRLGLPFVPSYLGQTGEVDDMIHGVNYASAGAGIILSSGSELGQHISLTQQIQQFTDTLQQFILSMGEDAATNLISDSVFYISIGINDYIHYYLLNVSNVDNLYLPWHFNHFLASSLWQEIKNLYNLNVRKVVITGLAPIGCAPHYLWQYGNENGECIDRINDMAVEFNFLTRYMVENLAAELPEADIIFCDVFEGSMDILKNHERYGFNVTTEACCGMGKYNGWIMCLSPEMACNNSSNHIWWDQFHPTDAVNAILADNIWNGQHTKMCYPKNLEDMVIKMAR; encoded by the exons ATGAGTACGAACGTTATTGTGTACTTTCTAGTATCTACTGTAATACTATCTTTTTCCTTTGTAGAATCAAGAACACTGTCCCCTTTCGAAGATCCTCCTTTTCGGCAACAACTCAATCTCAGCCCCTCAACtgcaccttcttcttctctggTGCCGGCGTTGTTCGTCATCGGAGACTCCTCCGTCGATTGCGGAACCAACAATTTTCTTGGAACCTTCGCACGTGCCGATCATCTTCCTTATGGAAGAGATTTCGACACCCATCAACCCACCGGAAGATTCTCCAACGGAAGGATCCCTGTCGATTTTCTTG CTCTGCGTCTGGGGCTTCCCTTTGTGCCAAGTTATCTTGGACAGACAGGGGAAGTGGATGATATGATTCATGGGGTAAATTATGCTTCTGCTGGCGCTGGCATCATTCTCTCTAGTGGCTCTGAATTG GGTCAGCATATCTCCCTCACTCAGCAAATTCAGCAATTTACAGACACGCTTCAGCAGTTCATTTTGAGCATGGGTGAGGATGCTGCAACCAATCTCATATCGGATTCtgtcttttatatttctattgGAATCAACGACTACATTCATTACTATTTGCTCAATGTTTCCAACGTCGATAATTTGTACCTACCTTGGCATTTCAACCACTTCTTGGCATCTTCACTCTGGCAAGAGATAAAG AACTTGTACAACTTAAATGTTAGGAAAGTCGTGATCACTGGACTTGCCCCAATTGGCTGTGCCCCTCACTACCTGTGGCAGTACGGTAATGAAAATGGAGAATGCATTGACCGAATAAATGACATGGCTGTTGAGTTTAACTTCCTCACGAGGTACATGGTTGAAAATCTTGCTGCGGAGCTTCCTGAGGCCGATATCATCTTCTGTGACGTGTTTGAAGGTTCCATGGATATTTTAAAGAATCACGAACGTTATG GCTTTAACGTCACAACTGAGGCCTGCTGTGGAATGGGAAAATACAATGGCTGGATCATGTGCTTATCACCGGAAATGGCGTGCAATAACTCCTCCAACCATATCTGGTGGGATCAGTTTCATCCAACTGATGCAGTGAATGCCATTCTGGCAGATAATATATGGAATGGCCAGCACACTAAAATGTGCTACCCTAAGAACTTGGAGGACATGGTTATTAAGATGGCAAGATGA
- the LOC108320817 gene encoding SUN domain-containing protein 5 — MSLADLACVFTIAAMLEFNESGSSNNVSQKLTKSLYSLPETTSIEQVFLHVLGNGSNLVCKLHHPHEENKLQKISDGKLQPHYDELQNMTEAQGKTKGMDPALVNITHRLESDGSVYNYASDSKGAKVVAHNKEAKGATNILGKDHDKYLRNPCSVEGKFVVIELSEETLVDSVKIANFEHYSSNFKEFELAGSLNYPTEEWSMVGKFVAANVKHAQVFKLSEPKWVRYLKLTLLSHYGSEFYCTLSVVEVYGINAIERMLKDLIVASVASIPDKPPVDNNSDTPSLKSEDGQNDKNGKKNDTKNDTVAAEVSSNDTTEEYDAEMVKITTTAKLNTDPVIELRQQLNGRVAGDTVLKILMKKVRSVEVNLSALEDYLKELNKRQGAKIPDLEKQLSRLSESLGQSKSDIRDLSDWNTNLVGNPMPQCLFIFLFLTMSFFNQEKGISEVESWKDAVSSQLNELARENSMLRLDVRKIARNQANMETKELAVFTTSLVFVCLAVLKIVSIHMLTFSASSANKVRQTIRGWVTLLVCCSVTIFIILFNS; from the exons ATGTCGCTCGCTGATCTTGCATGTGTTTTCACAATTGCAGCTATGTTAGAGTTCAATGAATCAGGTAGCTCCAACAACGTTAGTCAGAAACTGACAAAGTCCTTGTACTCACTTCCTGAAACAACTAGTATAGAACAAGTGTTTTTGCACGTTTTAGGAAATGGTAGTAATTTGGTGTGCAAATTACATCATCCGCATGAGGAAAATAAGCTGCAAAAAATATCTGATGGGAAACTCCAGCCCCATTATGATGAATTACAAAACATGACAGAAGCACAAGGAAAAACAAAGGGAATGGACCCAGCGCTTGTTAACATAACTCACAGGCTAGAATCTGATGGCTCTGTGTACAACTATGCCTCCGATTCCAAAGGTGCAAAGGTGGTGGCCCATAATAAGGAGGCCAAAGGTGCAACGAATATACTGGGTAAGGACCATGACAAGTACCTCAGAAACCCTTGCTCTGTTGAAGGGAAATTTGTTGTTATTGAGCTCTCAGAAGAGACCCTGGTTGATTCTGTGAAGATAGCGAACTTTGAGCATTATTCTTCCAACTTCAAGGAGTTTGAATTGGCTGGAAGTTTGAACTATCCGACTGAAGAATGGAGCATGGTGGGAAAATTTGTTGCTGCCAATGTCAAGCATGCACAGGTCTTTAAACTGTCTGAGCCCAAGTGGGTGAGGTATTTGAAGTTGACCTTGCTTAGTCATTATGGATCTGAATTTTACTGCACACTGAGTGTTGTAGAAGTTTATGGGATCAATGCAATAGAGCGGATGCTTAAGGATCTAATCGTGGCTTCTGTGGCATCTATTCCTGATAAGCCTCCTGTGGATAATAACAGTGACACCCCTTCTCTGAAATCAGAAGATGgtcaaaatgataaaaatggaaagaaaaatgatactAAGAATGATACCGTGGCTGCTGAGGTATCAAGCAATGATACCACTGAAGAATATGATGCAGAAATGGTAAAAATAACAACGACCGCAAAATTGAATACAGATCCTGTAATAGAACTTAGACAACAGCTGAATGGTAGGGTGGCTGGTGACACTGTTCTGAAGATTTTGATGAAGAAAGTGAGGTCAGTAGAAGTTAACTTATCAGCCCTTGAGGATTACCTCAAAGAATTAAACAAAAGACAAGGTGCAAAAATACCGGATCTTGAGAAACAGTTGTCCAGACTATCAGAAAGTCTTGGACAAAGCAAGTCAGATATTAGAGATCTCTCGGACTGGAACACAAATTTGGTGGGTAACCCTATGCCGCAGTGCCTATTCATCTTTCTATTTCTCACCATGTCTTTCTTTAACCAGGAAAAAGGAATATCTGAGGTTGAGTCTTGGAAAGACGCTGTCTCATCTCAGCTTAACGAATTAGCCAGAGAAAACAGCATGCTAAG ATTAGATGTTCGAAAGATTGCAAGAAATCAAGCAAATATGGAAACCAAAGAACTTGCTGTCTTTACAACGAGTCTTGTTTTCGTGTGCCTTGCAGTTCTCAAGATAGTTTCGATACACATGTTGACGTTTTCTGCATCATCTGCGAATAAGGTGCGCCAGACAATTAGAGGATGGGTTACGTTACTTGTATGCTGTAGTGTAACAATATTCATTATCTTGTTTAATAGCTAG